One segment of Carya illinoinensis cultivar Pawnee chromosome 1, C.illinoinensisPawnee_v1, whole genome shotgun sequence DNA contains the following:
- the LOC122314713 gene encoding clathrin interactor EPSIN 2-like isoform X1 — MKKAFDQTVRDLKREVNKKVLKVPGIEQKVLDATSNETWGPHGSLLADIAQASRNYHEYQIIMAVIWKRINDTGKNWRHVYKALTVLDYLVANGSERVIDDIREHAYQIQTLSDFQYIDSSGRDQGNNVRKKSQSLVVLVNDKERIIEVRQKAAANRDKFRSASSTGGMYRPGSYSSTGGYGDRYDDDRYEGRYGSRDEDRNGYGREREAGYRDDDRYGRYGDSYSRDGDRYGKDNEERYNRDGYRDDDYRGRSQSADDYQYGSRSRSFDRERDRAFDDDGQYSSRGSGVRADDQSLDGRRLERKFSEQHIGAPPSYEEAVSESRSPVHSERDGDTSAAYAPKDSSTVNNIPSHETTVHRTSESPQNQEVGPSDEFDPRGPVSGTENNIAAPATINNAEMDLLGSLSDSFPSNSLAIVPTTSVTTSYEADAHTNSAPATSFVAAVSAANGVNQPFEDPFGDSPFKAIPSSDSFPTQQQTSAHTDSFQPTINQSAEPLQSGVPNANTVTNFGFGDTFSGLTYSGPSGSNTQPPTNSQYLPQELSTPQQNNDILADILPPGPSPSFTSQQAFSGPTSQPGPPTANIYNTFPVQAGPVAPQIQAGPPGQLSSGSFLPHGGSMSPPTSQMVPQTPAGPIAQLNGGNFFPQQGGSITSHMTQASTGPTAQFNSMNFLPPQGSAPAVTAHIAHQTPTGPALQQNNDFLGNLLPQAGPNAPLASQQTLLSSTGSLSIVPQPAKDKFETKSTVWSDTLSRGLVNLNISGPKINPLADIGIDFDALNRKEKRMEKPTTSPVTSTVNMGKAMGSGSGMGRAGASALRPPPTPMMGSGTGMGMGMGMGVGMGGRPGAGMGMGMGMGGYGGMNQPMGMGMGMGMNMGMGQGVQMQPPTGLPPGSSISGGYNPMMGTGGYMPQQPYGSSYR, encoded by the exons ATGAAGAAAGCCTTTGATCAAACTGTTAGGGATCT TAAGAGAGAGGTGAACAAAAAAGTGCTTAAAGTTCCTGGAATTGAACAGAAG GTTCTTGATGCTACTAGCAATGAGACCTGGGGTCCTCATGGATCCCTTCTTGCAGATATTGCACAGGCATCCCGAAACTA TCATGAGTACCAAATTATCATGGCAGTAATCTGGAAGCGGATTAATGATACTGGAAAGAACTGGCGGCATGTCTATAAG GCTTTGACTGTTCTGGATTACCTAGTAGCCAACGGGTCAGAACGTGTCATAGATGATATCAGGGAACATGCTTATCAAATACAG ACTTTGTCCGATTTTCAATATATCGATTCCAGTGGAAGGGACCAGGGAAACAATGTCAGGAAGAAATCTCAGAGTCTTGTGGTCCTAGTGAAcgataaagaaagaataattgAAGTTAGACAGAAGGCCGCTGCTAATAGGGACAA GTTCCGTAGTGCCTCATCAACTGGCGGAATGTATAGGCCTGGTTCTTATTCAAGTACAGGCGGATATGGTGACAGATATGATGATGATCGCTATGAAGGTCGTTATGGAAGCAGGGATGAAGATAGGAATGGctatgggagagagagagaagcaggTTATAGGGATGATGACCGGTATGGTAGATATGGGGACTCATACAGTCGTGATGGTGATCGTTATGGCAAAGATAATGAAGAACGGTACAACAGAGATGGTTACAGGGATGATGATTATCGGGGAAGAAGTCAGAGTGCTGATGATTACCAATATGGCTCAAGAAGTAGGAGCTTcgatagagagagagatcgtGCTTTTGATGATGATGGTCAATATTCTTCTCG AGGCAGTGGTGTCAGGGCGGATGACCAATCTTTGGATGGAAG GAGACTTGAGCGGAAATTTTCTGAACAGCATATTGGTGCTCCTCCAAGTTATGAAGAAGCTGTGAGTGAGTCCCGAAGCCCTGTCCACAGTGAAAG GGATGGAGACACTTCAGCAGCATATGCTCCCAAAGATTCGTCAACTGTTAACAATATTCCAAGCCATGAAACCACTGTTCACAGGACTTCAGAATCTCCTCAAAACCAGGAAGTTGGGCCTTCTGATGAGTTTGATCCTCGCGGTCCAGTTTCAGGTACAGAAAACAATATAG CTGCTCCAGCTACCATAAACAATGCCGAGATGGACTTACTTGGCTCCCTTTCCGATTCATTTCCCTCAAATTCATTAGCCATTGTGCCAACTACATCTGTGACCACATCTTACGAGGCTGATGCCCACACAAACTCTGCTCCAGCAACCAGTTTTGTGGCTGCAGTTTCAGCCGCTAATGGTGTCAATCAG CCTTTTGAAGATCCATTTGGTGATTCTCCTTTCAAGGCCATTCCTTCCTCCGACAGTTTCCCTACCCAACAGCAGACTTCTGCTCACACTGATTCCTTCCAGCCTACCATCAACCAGAGTGCTGAACCACTCCAATCTGGTGTCCCAAATGCCAATACAGTCACAAACTTTGGCTTTGGGGACACATTTTCTGGCCTTACTTACTCTGGACCCAGTGGCTCTAATACTCAACCTCCAACAAATTCACAGTATTTACCTCAAGAGCTGTCCACTCCACAGCAGAACAATGATATTCTGGCAGACATCCTCCCTCCTGGACCTTCACCTTCGTTTACTTCACAGCAAGCTTTTTCGGGTCCAACTAGCCAGCCTGGACCGCCAACTGCTAATATCTACAACACTTTCCCCGTACAAGCAGGACCTGTAGCACCTCAGATTCAAGCTGGTCCTCCTGGACAGCTCAGCAGTGGAAGCTTCCTTCCACATGGTGGATCTATGTCTCCCCCCACTTCTCAAATGGTTCCTCAAACTCCAGCTGGACCAATTGCACAGCTTAATGGTGGAAACTTTTTTCCACAACAGGGAGGATCTATCACTTCACATATGACTCAAGCATCTACTGGACCAACTGCGCAGTTTAACAGCATGAACTTCCTTCCACCACAGGGTTCTGCACCTGCAGTTACTGCACATATTGCTCATCAAACTCCCACTGGACCAGCTTTACAGCAGAACAATGATTTCCTTGGTAATTTGCTTCCTCAAGCAGGACCAAATGCCCCTTTGGCTTCACAGCAAACTCTTTTGTCTTCAACAGGATCACTTTCAATTGTTCCTCAACCGGCCAAGGACAAGTTTGAGACCAAGTCAACTGTTTGGTCTGATACACTAAGCAGAGGGCTTGTCAATTTAAATATATCTGGAC CTAAAATAAATCCTTTGGCGGATATTGGAATTGATTTTGATGCGCTTAATAGGAAGGAAAAGAGGATGGAAAAACCTACTACAAGTCCTGTTACATCTACTGTCAACATGGGTAAAGCTATGGGATCTGGTTCTGGGATGGGCCGTGCTGGTGCAAGCGCCCTCAGACCTCCACCAACTCCTATGATGGGCTCTGGAACCGGTATGGGCATGGGCATGGGCATGGGTGTGGGCATGGGTGGTAGACCTGGTGCAGGCATGGGCATGGGCATGGGCATGGGGGGTTATGGAGGCATGAATCAACCCATGGGTATGGGTATGGGAATGGGAATGAACATGGGTATGGGCCAAGGAGTTCAGATGCAACCACCAACTGGATTACCTCCTGGTTCAAGCATATCTGGTGGTTATAACCCCATGATGGGCACAGGTGGTTATATGCCTCAGCAGCCTTATGGCAGCAGCTATCGATGA
- the LOC122314713 gene encoding clathrin interactor EPSIN 2-like isoform X2, translated as MKKAFDQTVRDLKREVNKKVLKVPGIEQKVLDATSNETWGPHGSLLADIAQASRNYHEYQIIMAVIWKRINDTGKNWRHVYKALTVLDYLVANGSERVIDDIREHAYQIQTLSDFQYIDSSGRDQGNNVRKKSQSLVVLVNDKERIIEVRQKAAANRDKFRSASSTGGMYRPGSYSSTGGYGDRYDDDRYEGRYGSRDEDRNGYGREREAGYRDDDRYGRYGDSYSRDGDRYGKDNEERYNRDGYRDDDYRGRSQSADDYQYGSRSRSFDRERDRAFDDDGQYSSRGSGVRADDQSLDGRRLERKFSEQHIGAPPSYEEAVSESRSPVHSERDGDTSAAYAPKDSSTVNNIPSHETTVHRTSESPQNQEVGPSDEFDPRGPVSAAPATINNAEMDLLGSLSDSFPSNSLAIVPTTSVTTSYEADAHTNSAPATSFVAAVSAANGVNQPFEDPFGDSPFKAIPSSDSFPTQQQTSAHTDSFQPTINQSAEPLQSGVPNANTVTNFGFGDTFSGLTYSGPSGSNTQPPTNSQYLPQELSTPQQNNDILADILPPGPSPSFTSQQAFSGPTSQPGPPTANIYNTFPVQAGPVAPQIQAGPPGQLSSGSFLPHGGSMSPPTSQMVPQTPAGPIAQLNGGNFFPQQGGSITSHMTQASTGPTAQFNSMNFLPPQGSAPAVTAHIAHQTPTGPALQQNNDFLGNLLPQAGPNAPLASQQTLLSSTGSLSIVPQPAKDKFETKSTVWSDTLSRGLVNLNISGPKINPLADIGIDFDALNRKEKRMEKPTTSPVTSTVNMGKAMGSGSGMGRAGASALRPPPTPMMGSGTGMGMGMGMGVGMGGRPGAGMGMGMGMGGYGGMNQPMGMGMGMGMNMGMGQGVQMQPPTGLPPGSSISGGYNPMMGTGGYMPQQPYGSSYR; from the exons ATGAAGAAAGCCTTTGATCAAACTGTTAGGGATCT TAAGAGAGAGGTGAACAAAAAAGTGCTTAAAGTTCCTGGAATTGAACAGAAG GTTCTTGATGCTACTAGCAATGAGACCTGGGGTCCTCATGGATCCCTTCTTGCAGATATTGCACAGGCATCCCGAAACTA TCATGAGTACCAAATTATCATGGCAGTAATCTGGAAGCGGATTAATGATACTGGAAAGAACTGGCGGCATGTCTATAAG GCTTTGACTGTTCTGGATTACCTAGTAGCCAACGGGTCAGAACGTGTCATAGATGATATCAGGGAACATGCTTATCAAATACAG ACTTTGTCCGATTTTCAATATATCGATTCCAGTGGAAGGGACCAGGGAAACAATGTCAGGAAGAAATCTCAGAGTCTTGTGGTCCTAGTGAAcgataaagaaagaataattgAAGTTAGACAGAAGGCCGCTGCTAATAGGGACAA GTTCCGTAGTGCCTCATCAACTGGCGGAATGTATAGGCCTGGTTCTTATTCAAGTACAGGCGGATATGGTGACAGATATGATGATGATCGCTATGAAGGTCGTTATGGAAGCAGGGATGAAGATAGGAATGGctatgggagagagagagaagcaggTTATAGGGATGATGACCGGTATGGTAGATATGGGGACTCATACAGTCGTGATGGTGATCGTTATGGCAAAGATAATGAAGAACGGTACAACAGAGATGGTTACAGGGATGATGATTATCGGGGAAGAAGTCAGAGTGCTGATGATTACCAATATGGCTCAAGAAGTAGGAGCTTcgatagagagagagatcgtGCTTTTGATGATGATGGTCAATATTCTTCTCG AGGCAGTGGTGTCAGGGCGGATGACCAATCTTTGGATGGAAG GAGACTTGAGCGGAAATTTTCTGAACAGCATATTGGTGCTCCTCCAAGTTATGAAGAAGCTGTGAGTGAGTCCCGAAGCCCTGTCCACAGTGAAAG GGATGGAGACACTTCAGCAGCATATGCTCCCAAAGATTCGTCAACTGTTAACAATATTCCAAGCCATGAAACCACTGTTCACAGGACTTCAGAATCTCCTCAAAACCAGGAAGTTGGGCCTTCTGATGAGTTTGATCCTCGCGGTCCAGTTTCAG CTGCTCCAGCTACCATAAACAATGCCGAGATGGACTTACTTGGCTCCCTTTCCGATTCATTTCCCTCAAATTCATTAGCCATTGTGCCAACTACATCTGTGACCACATCTTACGAGGCTGATGCCCACACAAACTCTGCTCCAGCAACCAGTTTTGTGGCTGCAGTTTCAGCCGCTAATGGTGTCAATCAG CCTTTTGAAGATCCATTTGGTGATTCTCCTTTCAAGGCCATTCCTTCCTCCGACAGTTTCCCTACCCAACAGCAGACTTCTGCTCACACTGATTCCTTCCAGCCTACCATCAACCAGAGTGCTGAACCACTCCAATCTGGTGTCCCAAATGCCAATACAGTCACAAACTTTGGCTTTGGGGACACATTTTCTGGCCTTACTTACTCTGGACCCAGTGGCTCTAATACTCAACCTCCAACAAATTCACAGTATTTACCTCAAGAGCTGTCCACTCCACAGCAGAACAATGATATTCTGGCAGACATCCTCCCTCCTGGACCTTCACCTTCGTTTACTTCACAGCAAGCTTTTTCGGGTCCAACTAGCCAGCCTGGACCGCCAACTGCTAATATCTACAACACTTTCCCCGTACAAGCAGGACCTGTAGCACCTCAGATTCAAGCTGGTCCTCCTGGACAGCTCAGCAGTGGAAGCTTCCTTCCACATGGTGGATCTATGTCTCCCCCCACTTCTCAAATGGTTCCTCAAACTCCAGCTGGACCAATTGCACAGCTTAATGGTGGAAACTTTTTTCCACAACAGGGAGGATCTATCACTTCACATATGACTCAAGCATCTACTGGACCAACTGCGCAGTTTAACAGCATGAACTTCCTTCCACCACAGGGTTCTGCACCTGCAGTTACTGCACATATTGCTCATCAAACTCCCACTGGACCAGCTTTACAGCAGAACAATGATTTCCTTGGTAATTTGCTTCCTCAAGCAGGACCAAATGCCCCTTTGGCTTCACAGCAAACTCTTTTGTCTTCAACAGGATCACTTTCAATTGTTCCTCAACCGGCCAAGGACAAGTTTGAGACCAAGTCAACTGTTTGGTCTGATACACTAAGCAGAGGGCTTGTCAATTTAAATATATCTGGAC CTAAAATAAATCCTTTGGCGGATATTGGAATTGATTTTGATGCGCTTAATAGGAAGGAAAAGAGGATGGAAAAACCTACTACAAGTCCTGTTACATCTACTGTCAACATGGGTAAAGCTATGGGATCTGGTTCTGGGATGGGCCGTGCTGGTGCAAGCGCCCTCAGACCTCCACCAACTCCTATGATGGGCTCTGGAACCGGTATGGGCATGGGCATGGGCATGGGTGTGGGCATGGGTGGTAGACCTGGTGCAGGCATGGGCATGGGCATGGGCATGGGGGGTTATGGAGGCATGAATCAACCCATGGGTATGGGTATGGGAATGGGAATGAACATGGGTATGGGCCAAGGAGTTCAGATGCAACCACCAACTGGATTACCTCCTGGTTCAAGCATATCTGGTGGTTATAACCCCATGATGGGCACAGGTGGTTATATGCCTCAGCAGCCTTATGGCAGCAGCTATCGATGA